The Euzebyales bacterium genome contains the following window.
TCGCGACACCCTGGCGACGACGGACGAGCAGCAGATGGCCGTCCCGGACGCACACTGCGCCGACGGCGACCTCGGGGCGGGGTGCGCGCGTGGCCACCCGGTGATCGTACGCTCCACGGCGGGCCGGGTGGCTGAATCGTCGCCACCCCGCGGCCGATGCACGGAGGTGCGGCGTGGAACCGGCTGGATGCGTCGCGCACCCGCACGCGCCACCGATGCAGGCCGACCCGGGCCTCGTCGACACCACGCCGAGGCGACCAGGCGGGCGTCCCGGCCTCTGGTTCGACGCTGGACCTGACCTGGTCGGCCCTGATGTCAGACACGACCCGTAGTTGCTCCGCCAGCTCAGGGACCTCGTCGTGTGAACCTCGCCGTCGACGACGTCGGCACCGGCTTCAGCCCGCTGAGCTACGCGTGGCGCTTCGCCACCTGCTCAAGGTCGACCGTTCGTTCATCGGCCGTCCGGGCGGAGAGCCGGCGGACGCCGCGATCACCGCGGCGGTCTGCGGGCTGGGTCGCGCTCGGCCACGACGTCGTCCGGAGGGCGTGAGCACGCGGCGCAGCGCCTCGGCGCTGCTCTCGCTGGACTGCGGTCGGGCAGGGTACTGGATCAGCCGTCCCATCGAAGCGGACGGGTTCCGGCCCGCCATGACCACGCGCGAGGCGCGGTTGCACTAGCCCGATCGGTGGAGGGTCGGTCGCACCGCCGGGCGCGTCGCGCCGCGGCGGGTACGGTTAGGGCCGCATCCAAGACGGACACGACCGGGACCGGACATGCAGCACGCCTACGACATGCATACGCACACTGTCCATTCGGACGGTACCACGACGCCGGAGGACAATGTCTCATTGGCCAAGGAGATCGGCCTCGCCGGCCTGGCGTTGACCGACCATGACACGGTGAGTGGTTGGACCCGGATGCGTGACGCCTGTGTGCGACACGGACTGGCCTTCATCCCAGGTATCGAGTTGTCGACGGAACGGGATGGCCGCAGCGTGCACCTGCTGGGGTACTGGGTGGATCCCGAGGACACCGCCCTCGCCGACGAGTGCGACCGCCTCCGCAACGAGCGCTCGCGTCGCGCGGAGGACATCTGCGCGCGGCTCGATGCGCTCGGCGTCGGTGTCGACATCGCACGCGTGCGCGAGCTCGCCGGATCGGCACCGATCGGCCGCCCGCACATCGCCAGCGCGATGATCGAGGCCGGCCATGTGCCCGACATCCAGACGGCGTTCGACGACTTCCTCGCCGACGGCGGCCCGGCGTACGTGCCCAAGTACGCGGTCGACCCCGTCAGGGGCCTGCGTCTGCTGATGGAGGCCGGCGGCGTCGTCGTGCTCGCCCATCCTGGCATCAGTGAGGACGGCGGCGGCCCGGTGACGCCGGAGTTGCTCGCCGAGCTCGCGGAGGCCGGCCTCGCCGGCGTCGAGGCCGACCACCCCGCGCACAAGCCCGACGTCGCCGAGCGGTGGCGCAGGCGTGCCGACGAGCACGGCCTCCTCGTCACCGGCGGCAGCGATTTCCACGGAGAGCGCAAGGACCTCAAGATCGGAGAGCGGACGACAACGGCAGACATGCTCGAACAATTGCAGACATTGGCAAGCAGCGAGATACACGATAAGATATCGGTGACGCCGACGACGATGTGACGTCGGCGCGAGCAGCGGAAGAGGCAGATGTGGCAGGTCCAGCGAAGCGGTTGACACCACAGCCGATGCTCGTGGTCCCGGGCGACGGCGTGAACCCGGTGGCGACGCTGGTGATCGACGACGACGAGATGTTCGTCGGGCGCCGACCCAGCAGCCATCTCGTGATCAGCGACCCGCACGTGAGCCAGACGCATGCGCGGATCCGCCGGTCGTCGGGAGCGATCCTGATCGAGGACCTCGGTTCGACGAACGGCACGTTCGTCAACGGCGAGCCCGTCGTCGGCCCCCTCGCGCTGCGTCACGG
Protein-coding sequences here:
- a CDS encoding PHP domain-containing protein — its product is MQHAYDMHTHTVHSDGTTTPEDNVSLAKEIGLAGLALTDHDTVSGWTRMRDACVRHGLAFIPGIELSTERDGRSVHLLGYWVDPEDTALADECDRLRNERSRRAEDICARLDALGVGVDIARVRELAGSAPIGRPHIASAMIEAGHVPDIQTAFDDFLADGGPAYVPKYAVDPVRGLRLLMEAGGVVVLAHPGISEDGGGPVTPELLAELAEAGLAGVEADHPAHKPDVAERWRRRADEHGLLVTGGSDFHGERKDLKIGERTTTADMLEQLQTLASSEIHDKISVTPTTM